The following coding sequences lie in one Musa acuminata AAA Group cultivar baxijiao chromosome BXJ1-8, Cavendish_Baxijiao_AAA, whole genome shotgun sequence genomic window:
- the LOC135587652 gene encoding fructose-bisphosphate aldolase, chloroplastic-like yields the protein MASAALLKSSFLPKRSEWHTTRKSSTPQPTVIAFSVRAGAYSDELVKTAKSIASPGRGILAMDESNATCGKRLATIGLENTEANRQAYRTLLVSAPGLGQYISGAILFEETLYQSTTDGKKMVDVLTQQNIMPGIKVDKGLVPLTGSNDESWCQGLDGLASRCAAYYQQGARFAKWRTVVSIPNGPSALAVKEAAWGLARYAAIAQDNGLVPIVEPEILLDGDHGIERTFEVAQKVWAEVFFYLAENNVMFEGILLKPSMVTPGAECPEKATPKQVAEYTLKLLHRRIPPAVPGIMFLSGGQSEVEATFNLNAMNQGPNPWHVSFSYARALQNTCLKTWGGRPENVKAAQDALLFRAKANSLAQLGKYTGEGESAEATKGMFVKGYTY from the exons ATGGCCTCAGCTGCTCTCCTGAAGTCTTCTTTCCTTCCCAAGAGATCTGAATGGCACACTACACGGAAATCATCAACCCCTCAGCCGACGGTCATCGCTTTCAGCGTTCGTGCTGGCGCCTACTCCGACGAGCTTGTCAAGACAGCA AAAAGTATTGCGTCACCAGGTAGAGGAATACTGGCCATGGATGAATCCAACGCTACCTGCGGGAAAAGACTCGCAACGATCGGGCTGGAGAACACCGAGGCGAACCGACAAGCTTACAGGACCCTCCTTGTCTCAGCACCTGGTCTGGGTCAGTACATCTCCGGAGCAATCCTGTTCGAGGAAACTCTTTATCAGTCGACCACAGATGGTAAGAAGATGGTTGATGTTCTTACTCAACAGAACATAATGCCAGGGATCAAGGTCGACAAG GGTTTAGTGCCACTCACTGGCTCAAATGACGAATCATGGTGCCAAGGACTGGACGGCCTGGCATCGCGATGCGCAGCATACTATCAACAGGGTGCCCGCTTTGCTAAATG GCGTACAGTGGTCAGCATTCCAAATGGCCCATCGGCTCTTGCAGTCAAGGAAGCTGCCTGGGGCTTGGCTCGATACGCTGCCATCGCACAA GACAATGGGTTGGTGCCGATTGTGGAGCCAGAAATCCTGCTTGACGGAGACCACGGAATCGAGAGGACCTTCGAGGTTGCACAGAAAGTATGGGCTGAGGTCTTCTTCTACCTGGCCGAGAACAATGTCATGTTCGAAGGAATCCTCCTGAAGCCGAGCATGGTGACCCCGGGCGCTGAGTGCCCAGAGAAAGCCACACCAAAGCAAGTTGCTGAGTACACCTTGAAGCTTCTGCACAGAAGAATCCCACCTGCTGTTCCTGGCATCATG TTTCTTTCCGGAGGCCAGTCGGAGGTGGAGGCAACCTTCAACCTGAACGCCATGAACCAAGGCCCCAACCCATGGCACGTCTCCTTCTCCTACGCCAGAGCGCTACAGAACACCTGCCTCAAGACATGGGGAGGGAGGCCGGAGAACGTAAAGGCCGCGCAAGATGCTCTTCTCTTCCGGGCCAAGGCCAACTCGCTCGCGCAGCTCGGAAAGTATACAGGCGAGGGTGAGTCTGCAGAGGCTACAAAGGGGATGTTTGTCAAGGGCTACACATACTGA